Sequence from the Actinocatenispora sera genome:
CCGATGCTTACCTGGCAAGGCGGGCACTGGTACGTGGCTACGTTGTGGTCGTGTGGCGCGGGCGGCACGTGGTGGAGCCGCATCACCTGACCGCCGATGAGGCTGTCGAGTACAACACGGACGTTCTGCACGTCGGACGGGGCGTCAAGGGCCACTTCCGCCCGTTGAAGATCAACTATCAGACGCTGGGCAACCGAATGCCCCACCTGCATACGCACGTCACGCCTCGCTATCGCGACGACCCGGCGCCCGGGGCGCCGCTTCCGGACGGCCCGAACCGGCCCGTGCCCGAGCGTCAATGGCGTGCGGATGCTCAGGCGCTGCGGCTGCGTCTGGGATTCAAGAACTCCTGAAGCTGGATCGGCCTACGGGGCTGCCGCATCGCTGTTGCAATATTCACCAGTGCATAGCGTCGTAGCGTGCTGGTAGCGCGGCGACGTTCGGTGCCTTGGCTGGCCGTACCCAATCAACTCCTTAGCCTGGGCGTCGCTGCCCAAAATGGAGGGGCGGCGTCGACTCGACCAGGTACGGCTCTGCGGATGCCCACGACCGGAGCAGTACCCGTGCCCGGCACGGCGTATCGCCGAGGCGTAGTTGACGTTGAGCCTGTATGGGCACCGGATCACCACGGCGTGGGGCCTGTGATGCGAACCGCGGCAGATGCTCGCAATCATCCGCTTGGTCCGGCGATGACCTTGGCCGTCGAGGTTCGGGACGGCATGGGGTCGCTGCCGACTCGCCGAGCATCGTGCTCGCGTGCGGGTCGGCTTCGACGTGATCCGGGCCGGCGGCCATCTGGCGGCCGGCCCGAGAAGATTCTTGCGGCCTGGCGGGTGGCGCCGGCCACCGCTCTGACGGCGACCGCGGTTGTGCAACGGCTGCTGTTCGTCGCGCGGGAGAACCGGTCGAGCTGCCGGCACTTCTGTATGGACGCCGGGCTCTATTCGGTCGCGGAGCCGGCCAGTGCATCGGCCGTGCGCTGTTCCCATTCGCCTGCGTTGTCGACGACGAAGCAGAACTCGTTTCCCTCGGGGTCGAGCATGACGACATACCCGTCCCCGCCGTCGTCGAGCCGTCGGCGTCCGGCCGTGTGGGCGCCGAGCGCGGTCGCACGAGCGATGGCTTCGACGGCATCCGGTACTTGGATGTCGAGATGCAGGCGGTTCTTCACCTGTTTCGGCTCCGGAACCTGTTGGAACGAGAGACGTAGAGGCTCGGCGGCGACCACGGCGAGGCGATCGCTGAGGACGCCCCGGCGACAGCGGAGCAGGTCGGCCCAGAACTGGGAGAGATCCGCTGGTCGGAGACAGTCGATCATGATCTCTTGGATGATCATTCGCATATCGGACACGTTAGTGCGTTACGTCTCCGACTTCGGACCGGACCGTGGGCTCCGGCGTCGAGCATTCGGCGCCATGCCACCGCCGAACGCCTGAACGCCAGCGCTGCAACGGCATGCCGGCGCAACGACATGAGCGCTGCAGCGGCATAGCGTGGACACGTCGTGGTCGGGCCGTTGAGACGGTGTATCGGGGCGGGCGATGTATCGTCGGCGCCGTGTTGGTGTGGGAGCGGCCGGAGCCGCCGGACCGACCGATCCCGGCGCCGCTGAGCCGGGAGCGGATCGTCCGGGCGGCGATCCGGCTGGCGGACGCGGACGGGCTGGCGGCGGTTTCGCTGCGCAAGGTGGCCGCGGCGCTGGAGGTCGGGCCGATGCGGCTGTACGGCTACCTCGACACCAAGGACGAGCTGCTCGATCTGATGGTCGACGAGATCTACGCGGAGATTCGGCCGGTCGGGGACGGGTGGCGCCAGGTGTTGCACTCCCTGGCCGGCGCCACCCGGCAGGCCGTTCACCGGCACGAGTGGCTCGCCGACCTGATCGGCGGCCGGCCCGCGCTCGGGCCGTACGCGCTGGCCAGGGGAGAGGCGGTGGTGGCCGCGATGGACGGCGTCGACGTCGACCTGGTGATGCCGGTGGTCGGCGCTGTCGACGCGTACGTGATCGGTGTGGTGCGGCGCGAGATCGCCGAGCGGCGCGCCGAACGGGCCAGTGGCATGGACCAGCGGGAGTGGCAGCGGGCGTACGGGCCCTATCTGGAGCGAACGTTCGCCACCGGTCGGTTCCCCGCCCTCGCCACCGTCGTCCGCGACGCCACCCACCTGGACGCCGACGAGACTTTCCGGTTGGGCCTCGATTTCCTGCTCGATGGCATCGAGGCGCACCTCGAGCGCTGACGCCCGGGCCGATCGCCGAGCGTCCAGCCCGGGCCGGTCGCCGAGTGCCCAGCCCGGGCCAGTCGCCGAGTGTCCAGCCCGAGCCGATCGCCGGCCGCCCACTCCGGGCCGGTTACGCGGGAGAGGGGTCAGCGGGGCCGAGGATGCAGAACTCGTGGCCTTCCGGGTCGGCGAGGACCCGCCAGGTGACCTCGCCCTGGCCCACGTCGGCGGGCGTCGCCCCGAGCGCTTCGACCCGGGCCACCTCCGCGGCGAACCCCGAAACGGGGCGCGGCACCAGGTCGAGGTGGGCGCGGTGCCACCGGCTCGGCAGGTGCGGCGTACGGGCGAGTTCCAGGTACGGGCCGATACCTTCGGCGGCGCGCAGCAGCGCGTGCTCGTCGGTCACGCCGTGCCGGGTCCAGCCCAGCACGTCGGTCCAGAATCGGGTCATGGCGCCGGGGTCGGTGCAGTCGACGACGATCGCGGCGATCGGTCCGGTGTCCCGGTAGTCCTCCCGCGGTTCCCGAACGCAGAACTGGTTGCCCTCCGGGTCGGCGAGTACCGGCCACGAGACGGCTGCCTCGACCGGGGTCGCGCCGAGGTCGCGCAGCCGCTCGACCAGCTCCGCCTGGTGCGCTGCGGAGGTGGTGGCGAGTTCGAGGTGCGTGCGGTACCGCACCGTTTCGGGGTCCGGTACGGCGATGAAGTCCAGGGAGCTCGTGGCGGCGGACGGCCAGTCGGTGCCGGCGGGCAACGCGCTGGCCGCGCCCGGCTCCTCGCTGGAGAACTCCCAGCCGAGGGCCGCCGCCCAGAACCGGCCCAGCGCTGCTTCGTCCCGCGCCTTGAGGTTCACCTGACCGAGTTGCAACGCCATGCCGCCGACCCTAGCCGCGGCCGGACGGGCGGCGTCGACCGAGTCGCAGCGGCGCTGGGCTCGCCGCTCAGCGCCGCCGTGGTGGGCTACGGCTTGGGGCCGTACAGGCGGGCGATCTTCTCCGAACCGGTCCAGCGGCTGTAGGTGGGTTCCTGCGGCCAGCCGTCGGGGGAGTCCTGCCATTCCTCCCGCCGCCCGTACGGGAGCAGGTCGATCAGCGGGAATGTGTGGGTCAGCTGCTCGGTACCGCGGCCGTTGGTGTGCCAGGTGCGGTAGACGGTGTCGCCGTCCCGGAGGAACACGTTGACCGCGAACCCGCCGCCGGGCGGGGCGTCGACGTCGGCGCCGAAGGAGCTGTTCGCGGTCGAGTACCAGGTCATCTTGTTGCCGACCCGCTTCTTGTACGCGAGTGCCGCACCGATCGGCCCCTGCGTGACGATGACGAACCGTGCGTCGTACTCCTCGAGGAACTCCAGCCGGGTGTACTGCGAGGTGAA
This genomic interval carries:
- a CDS encoding HIT family protein, producing the protein MVWPVDWDERVEGSACTMCTADRPDESDAGLRVFAGDFTDAYLARRALVRGYVVVVWRGRHVVEPHHLTADEAVEYNTDVLHVGRGVKGHFRPLKINYQTLGNRMPHLHTHVTPRYRDDPAPGAPLPDGPNRPVPERQWRADAQALRLRLGFKNS
- a CDS encoding VOC family protein; this encodes MIIQEIMIDCLRPADLSQFWADLLRCRRGVLSDRLAVVAAEPLRLSFQQVPEPKQVKNRLHLDIQVPDAVEAIARATALGAHTAGRRRLDDGGDGYVVMLDPEGNEFCFVVDNAGEWEQRTADALAGSATE
- a CDS encoding TetR/AcrR family transcriptional regulator, with protein sequence MLVWERPEPPDRPIPAPLSRERIVRAAIRLADADGLAAVSLRKVAAALEVGPMRLYGYLDTKDELLDLMVDEIYAEIRPVGDGWRQVLHSLAGATRQAVHRHEWLADLIGGRPALGPYALARGEAVVAAMDGVDVDLVMPVVGAVDAYVIGVVRREIAERRAERASGMDQREWQRAYGPYLERTFATGRFPALATVVRDATHLDADETFRLGLDFLLDGIEAHLER
- a CDS encoding VOC family protein, encoding MALQLGQVNLKARDEAALGRFWAAALGWEFSSEEPGAASALPAGTDWPSAATSSLDFIAVPDPETVRYRTHLELATTSAAHQAELVERLRDLGATPVEAAVSWPVLADPEGNQFCVREPREDYRDTGPIAAIVVDCTDPGAMTRFWTDVLGWTRHGVTDEHALLRAAEGIGPYLELARTPHLPSRWHRAHLDLVPRPVSGFAAEVARVEALGATPADVGQGEVTWRVLADPEGHEFCILGPADPSPA
- a CDS encoding DUF899 domain-containing protein gives rise to the protein MGTTALPPVVDAEAWRRELDALRVREKSATRELDAIAAQRRRLPMVELPEYTLEGEEGPVRLADVFDGKSQLIVYNHMWFPDEEWQCPGCTGFTSQYTRLEFLEEYDARFVIVTQGPIGAALAYKKRVGNKMTWYSTANSSFGADVDAPPGGGFAVNVFLRDGDTVYRTWHTNGRGTEQLTHTFPLIDLLPYGRREEWQDSPDGWPQEPTYSRWTGSEKIARLYGPKP